The genome window ttgttctttgtaattttatacacaCATTGTTCAAAGATAATTTgatgatatttaaatatgtgtCAGATAACAATTGAACTttctttaagaaaataaatttatacaatattacaattataatattattacattattattttttttattattattatttgtacaaGCTGTTacatattaaagattttaatattaaaaatttacatacGTACAGATGGTATTTCAAGAACTTCTTTTAATTCTTGCAATATATCCTGTGCATTGTTATCTAATACTTCATACGTGTTCTCTTCAATGTAAGCAGCATCAATAAAATTGCTCTgctcaaattattattattgtcaattGACAtaaaatgaagtataaaattaataaaattaagtaacaaatTACTATTAACTCCTTAACATTTTAAACTACTAAAGCATGtgtatatttaactatttaattgaaagaaaataataagatgataagaaataagaaatatttgttgcCCTTATCACTTAACTTTTTATAAAGCATATAAAAGGTCTACTTATATAACATTTgtttctatatattataattataaaaatcaactaagaagtataaaatgttatttaaggagttaataaaatgtacataGAGTACTCTActatacatataaaatgaacatataaatatatatatttatatacactatttttaagaaaatatattgaaaagtataaaaattaaaaaacgtaCAAAAAACGAAAGTTATAAAACATCAAAGGCGGATGGGGGGGGAGAAATGAAACATTGTCAAATTACTATTTCTACATTCGTCTTTTATGCAAGctgtttttgaaatattatttattatcgaatCGGCCCATTCtaagattataaaaaaatgattttaaaaataatttcacctttatacatatatattgcaaAATTCGTATGTCGATAGTATGTCAATTATAAAACCtgacatattattattattgataatacatAGACAAGAaacatgtttaaaatatttccatgtCAATTCGTAACAAATGGTTCttctttagaaattaaaaattgattttttatagagtttctcAAGATTATCAGAaatcaaatgtaatattattaattcgttCCTCTTTATATCCTATAGCTTTCGGAAGAAACGTTTGTCtgcattttttatacttttcaatacattttaatgaaaaaaataaaataagatattttattatattttctatcacTTACTATAAGGGACTGCAAATGTCTtaagaaaaacgaaatttttgtttcatttaacattaaattcctCACTTGTTCACTGAAATGGATATCACGTATAAGTGTAATTTCTTTACCAAAAGTAATGTTTGCATTTTGTAAGGATGGATAATTTGGTACTATCAGctttaatttaattcgaatattACGACCAAAATTAGATCGACAAAAAACTGTCAAAAATCCTTGCCAAGTGATTGGAGCCTCACAAACCAATATCATTTCAGGGTGCCATTGGATAATAGATTCAAAATCGTCAGGAACCATCgcgttcaattaattaaacttttattatcattaaatacgtAGTAATTAACTACACTAATTACAAAATGCAAATATGACTCAACTCATACTTTATCATACAGATAAATCTACTTGTTCTTTTACTTGATAGATAGCTCTCATAGCGtttcaatgtaaataaatatttttgcatatGTAGATCACCGACGAAATATAGAATAGATTGCCATGCAATGTAAATTTTTGCCCCATTGTCAGGTGGTTATGTGACCCCCTTACCATTCCAGTGTCACGTACAATGTTACCAACAAAGtacaagtaaatataaataaataattaaaaaccatgttcatttttattcttttatatcaatattacattttttttatatacttataatttcttataagaTAAATAAGGTAAACACTGTACAACATTGTCGAACATTGTCTAACACAATCCAATAATGTCCAATAAATCCCAGGAATCTCCAGAAACGTGCGACAATTTCGATGATTGTCTGGATGacgagaaaaaagagagaaaactttaaaacttttacCTCTAACATTCCCCATTTTTTGTTCCTTATTGGCGATTTTCGACGAACTTCAATTCTGCTCGTTAACGATCCCCACTATTATTACTTTCAGGTATTTAAAAGTTGTAACAATGTAATGAGTTTTATGGCGCTTTACCTGAAGCAACTTTCTTTTGTTGTCAAGATTAACAATGCTCAGGTACTGcctaatataaaacaaaaaatattcctttttcaAGGGATGTTGTAAAatactgatttatttttatataaaaatttttcttaaatataattaacgaaataaTAGAGGTGGAGCAACTTTTGAAAGACGAATATGCTACaatgaatttttacattaaacacATTTTAGTTTAtagcatataaaatattttgtaggaAACAAAAATCAagttataaagtaatatttatggtaAACCTGTTTCGGAGAATTTTGTCATTACATTTCCATTTGGTTACAAGAATTGCCTTTTCCTACAGGTATTAAATACTTTGCCATATAGTATGTagaaaggtttaatattgaagcaaaaaaaaaatatacttttttaaatttatttacttagtattatttatgtttttgatCCTTAATTAGTGAATTATTATCTATCAAAATTTTTAAGCTTCTCAAATTGTATTGTATGAAAGGTAATATTTACAATGGCATTGTGATATTGTTTCCTCAGAAACATTGTTCATTCAAACCTTAATAGAATCAGGTTTGAACTTTGTATGTTCAGtaagtacattttttatatttactaataatatttgcatTGTATTAAATCGAAACTGTAAAAATGCaatctttcaatgaaaaaaatttgaGTCTGTACATGTAATCAACTGTTTAATAGTGCATGCATGTGTATTTTTTGTACcaaaataaacttaataaataaactttgcGTTTATTGATTTTGCTAATTTCAATCATCGATCCATCGATTCAATCATCAATTATCGAATCATGAGATCTGGCACATACATTACACGAGCATGTATCTGTATATAATTGAAACTCGGAAAAAGAATTCTTTACATTTGCTGCTTTTATCAATTTCAATCGTTGATTCGAATAGAATTCATATACTTACCGCCTTAAGTCGTAGAGAACCTGTCTGTTTTTACACGATCGGTATTTCAGACCTTCAGGCACGAAGTCCCATAAGATGTCCAATCTATCCTATATTTCGTTGATGGTTAGATCTTAGTATTGAAAGCTGCTATCAATTGATAAACGCGAAAATATGGGAACTTAGTACCTAAGGAAATCAACAAATTTAAAGTTGAAATATCTCCTAAACTAAAAATTTTCCAACATAATAGGTTAATGTTTTTTGTACAGAATATAGAGCGACATCGACTATTACATAAAACAGTGATGTCAAACTTACTCCCCTAACACTAGTAGTTAGTATATAGTGTTCAAACAAAcagataaaagtatatacttaAATACCTTAGGTACAGAGAGAGAGTAACTTTTCATGAGGGGAATGTCACTAGAGTGCTCCTAGATAGTCACTCttgctttatatatattttaaataataaatagctaTATTCACATAACTTtccaaatttcttatttaactTGATTTTGTTCTACATTAATTACACTCAATCACTTATTCTTTAAGTACAATTACtatttgttatattgttttaattatttttatacagctttaatgaattataattaaaaggtaattatatataaatttgtatacaacttaaaataaaatctactattaatttacaatttttgtgtagcagaaaataaaattaaataataaaaagtaatcaaatttaattttgcattgatgaatttatttgttgtaaaaacaattttgttttaactTTTTCTAATAAGGTTTAATCGAGGCATTGAAATTTAAACAACCTTGGGCGGAAATCTGCATTTGTTACAGATAAAATGCTTGTATATGAAGTTGAGTTTATGTGTACACGTCGTTATCGTATGTCATTTCCGATAGTAAACATTCCATTGAATTTAGCGTTGCATTTCTTATTGTTCTTTTAAGGGCAGTGAAAAAGCGACAATGCCGTACCATGCCATGTATAaagtaagtaatatttaaatgtttttaaatactttcaacataacataatattatagaCGTAATTTCTTTGTTATAGGTTATGAGTCATACTTTAttcttttatcaaatttaacattTGGTCTTTGTGCTATAGTCAATCTTCTGTTACTAATGTGAAACCTTGGATTTGATACAATCATCATAAAGAGAACGTGTAAGAGACATGTTACAGACGTGACATTAAAATCAAAAAgagatataaagaaatatatatatataatatatatatttatatacatatatacatacatatacgtgtgtgaatattacatttttactatatacataataaaatattcataatttattataatggaACAGAATTCGTATAAAGTATATAAGTAAATTTACAAGttataaataaagattttatttagtcaaaaatgtatttgttataAGGTTTGCATATCGTGATTAGTAAATGATACTGTACATAAAAGAGAATCAAAGTTGTTACTTCATTTACatgattacaataataatttacatgaattataataatttttaataagaaagtGTACAGTATTGTCTTCATTTTTATCAAAGTATTAATGCAAAGctcaaaatattttccatgtCATTTTAAATGTTATGTAGATGCAAACTGATATATCAACTTGCAAACAAATTAAACTTAAACTGAAAAGGTacaaaaagatttttaaaaccTAAGTAACATAGGAAATTCTGAGGAAGCGGTATCatatagaaaaaagaaatatattctgtaataaACATGAGTGGAATATTAAGAGACCAACCATGGGGTTACCGAGTGTTAGAATCCACAGTTTCTAAGTGCTGTCCTCATCATCGTGTCAATCGAATGGCATGGCATCAAGGTGGCATATTGGCTCTTACATATTTGGCATATACTTGTTACCATATGACACGAAAGCCCATATCTGTTGTGAAAAACGTATTAAGCCTTAATTGTAGCAGTTTGTCGCCACctccaaattttttaatcaacAGTACAAATAAAGATACGTGGTGTGATTGGGCCCCATTTGGTAAGTGAAAATTCactattaaatgtaataattatatgaaaaatatctatgtaatactttatttatgtaatatttcatttttagataCAGAAGATGCTCCAGCATTACTTGGCATGTTAGATTCTGCATTTTTATTCGCGTATGCAGCATCCATGTTCTTCAGGTGACATTGAAGTGAGCTTACttatgataaaaaaaataaatagactaTTTTGATGATAACTTTGTATTTTTTTGTACAGCGGTTTTATAGCAGAAAGAGTTAATCTACGTTATTTTCTTACATTTGGTATGCTTGCATCGGGTATATCATGTTATCTTTTTGGTATTGCTAGGCCATACAATATACATAGTTTATGGTACTTCATTTTCGTTCAGGTACACATTATTGATTATGAAAAGTAAGTCAATgtgtatataataaagaaaaatattttattattgattttctaTAGGCAATCGGTGGCGTCTTCCAAACTTCAGGTTGGCCAGGTGTAGTTACAGTTGTTGGAAATTGGTTTGGAAAAGGAAAACGGGGCTTAATTTTTGGAATATGGAACTCTCATACGTCATTAGGAAACATTTTGGGTAGCTTAATAGCTGCTGAGTTTGTAGAATCCGATTGGGGCTTAAGTTTCATGGTACCTGGAGCCACGATGGGCTTAGCaggatttataatatttctgtttcttgtacctaatcctatagatataggATGTGTTCCACCTGTTTCCCCTGGATATAGAAAATTCGACGCTACTCATAGTTCAGATGAGAGTAGTGATATAGATGATTGTGGAAATTGTAGTAATGATATTGAAGATGTAAGTGTAAAAtgctttctattatttaatggAGTTCTTGTATGGTTTCCAGCATGCGGTGCCTTGATAGAAATATCTTATAACCATTATTTTGGTACTTTGTATCCAGCACTTGAATGTACAGTGAGTCAAAaatgtatttcacattttaattgTATCATGATCATTTTCTATAGAAGTATAGCTTATTGATACAAACCTACACTTTGTAGCACTTCATTATATGGTAATTGCATAGTAAGtgttattaatttaacattgaaaaGTAATCTATTATTttcacatataaatatattttaaaaaatctgagTATGGTAAATACTTTTTTAACTCATTGTAGATAAATTTTAAAGTCTCTTACGCATAtgatatataaagtatattctACGTATCTCTTCTATAATTACGTTAAttgcttttcattttttaattctgttagcttttttaatttcatatataattcttttgtaTGCTATATAAACATTATGTATCAAGAcactttcataattttgtatttattatttatatacatttttgcaCATATCACAAGCTTACTAAAGATAACTCATTTGCTGTACTTAGCGTCTCATCTATCGCTGTGCCTACCGCGAACAGATCGGTGTTGATGTAAGTGCAtgctttgttttttatttaattaatattgcactttatataactaaattaacataaaatatattttagtttttgcactataataagtattattacttataatacattcttttcttaaaataaatctaaaattattgtgcaagtttcttttattatttactgttataaatatttacatacaaaattttattgaagGATGTTTTAGAGGATGTAGTAGGTGTAAGATCTGAAACTAGCCCAATATTATCAAGACACAGGCGTGTGCATAATCATCACAGAGGAGATGCAATTGGATTTTTAGGGGCTTTGAGTATTCCTGGAGTCATAGAATATTCTCTTTCTTTATTCTTTGCAAAGCTAGTAAGCTACACATTCCTATACTGGTTACCATTGTACATTGCGGCATCAAGTAAGTACCCATTGTACTATAATTCTACATGAGATggatcataaaaatataaagctgatagatttgaaaaaattgaaatac of Nomia melanderi isolate GNS246 chromosome 5, iyNomMela1, whole genome shotgun sequence contains these proteins:
- the MFS16 gene encoding major facilitator superfamily transporter 16 isoform X1; translated protein: MSGILRDQPWGYRVLESTVSKCCPHHRVNRMAWHQGGILALTYLAYTCYHMTRKPISVVKNVLSLNCSSLSPPPNFLINSTNKDTWCDWAPFDTEDAPALLGMLDSAFLFAYAASMFFSGFIAERVNLRYFLTFGMLASGISCYLFGIARPYNIHSLWYFIFVQAIGGVFQTSGWPGVVTVVGNWFGKGKRGLIFGIWNSHTSLGNILGSLIAAEFVESDWGLSFMVPGATMGLAGFIIFLFLVPNPIDIGCVPPVSPGYRKFDATHSSDESSDIDDCGNCSNDIEDRLIYRCAYREQIGVDDVLEDVVGVRSETSPILSRHRRVHNHHRGDAIGFLGALSIPGVIEYSLSLFFAKLVSYTFLYWLPLYIAASTTYSATLSADISTLFDVGGIAGAIAAGILSDYSGMSAVTCAVMFGFAVPVLFIYDTIGSSGLVMNIVLLLVAGLLVNGPYALITTAVSAELGTHPSLGDNSKALATVTAIIDGTGSIGAAVGPLLAGLVSRWSGWHNVFYMLMFADILALLLLSRLVYKDLQKYIYRRAV
- the MFS16 gene encoding major facilitator superfamily transporter 16 isoform X2, which encodes MSGILRDQPWGYRVLESTVSKCCPHHRVNRMAWHQGGILALTYLAYTCYHMTRKPISVVKNVLSLNCSSLSPPPNFLINSTNKDTWCDWAPFDTEDAPALLGMLDSAFLFAYAASMFFSGFIAERVNLRYFLTFGMLASGISCYLFGIARPYNIHSLWYFIFVQAIGGVFQTSGWPGVVTVVGNWFGKGKRGLIFGIWNSHTSLGNILGSLIAAEFVESDWGLSFMVPGATMGLAGFIIFLFLVPNPIDIGCVPPVSPGYRKFDATHSSDESSDIDDCGNCSNDIEDDVLEDVVGVRSETSPILSRHRRVHNHHRGDAIGFLGALSIPGVIEYSLSLFFAKLVSYTFLYWLPLYIAASTTYSATLSADISTLFDVGGIAGAIAAGILSDYSGMSAVTCAVMFGFAVPVLFIYDTIGSSGLVMNIVLLLVAGLLVNGPYALITTAVSAELGTHPSLGDNSKALATVTAIIDGTGSIGAAVGPLLAGLVSRWSGWHNVFYMLMFADILALLLLSRLVYKDLQKYIYRRAV